The segment GACtgttaataataacaaacatcCGACAACTCTATTTGTCAATAAATGAAATGTGTCTGTAAAATATAACATCTGGTAACCTTAGAGAgaaaaaattgtgatttttcGTCGCTTGGTATACACAAATGGCGATTTTTTGGACGCAGATTTCCaacgcaattttaaagaaataaaaatacaaataaagtgTGGTACAACattcaaaatagaaaaaaatgagcGGTTTTCTTCCTAGAGATTTGATCAATGAAGTCAGAATAAGACCGGGAATATATAATAAAGATGTTTTGGAACATCCAACCCGCGAACACAAAAGACAGCTGTGGCTAGAAGTGGCAGAGCGTTTGACACCAGCCGAAGATTGGGAATCGTTTACAGATGTCGAAAAAGAAGTTCGCAGTAAGTTTGTATTCATTTTATATAGAGATTTCTCCCTAATTTGTTTTCCTTGCAGTGGGTGAAATTGCTACcaaatggaaaaatttaaagGATCATTTCTATCGTGAAATTAAGCTAGAGGAAGCGGGTGAAGCTCATAAGAAACGTAAATACGTTTACTATGATGATATGGAATTTGTGCGTCCATTTGTGGGCTATAAACTGCCCTCCATAAACAAACGTCTCAAGGAAAAAGAACAACAAGTGGTTGAAGAGGAGATTGTGACACAGGATGAAGAAGAGGTAGGCGAGTGTGTGAGTACTGAAGCCGACATTGATATGGAGGCATTTCTCAATGAAAGTGAAAATATTGAAGAGGAAGACAGTAAATATGTACCTAATAATAGCATTGTTGTTGTGCAAGAAGAGGTGGTAGAAGAACGTCCCAAAACTAAACGCATCATAAAACCCACATTTAAAGTGCTACAGAACAAACCGTCATCCTCCTCCTCCACCAGTACTCCAATAGTCAATCCTACTCCGAAAGAGGCggttatcaaaaattttaatgtcttAAAGAAAACTGATAGTGGTAGTTCCTCTACAAATTCCACTTTCAAAATACGTGATGGTGATATTACTTTCTGTCTATCGCTGGTGCCCACATTACGTAAATTGGACGATACCCGCAAGCTAAGCGCTAAAATAGAAATTCTAAAAGTCTTACGTTTTTATGTGGACAATGCCAATCAAGCTAATGTCTCCAGTAGCAATGATAATACTACCATTTTACATAGTGATGACATAGAGGAGGATGAAGAACAATTAGTTGAAGAACATTTAGATGAATATGATGAGAATGTACAAATTAAACAGGAGACACGTAATGATCCTTTGAATGGTAACACCAAAGTCTGGTGGACTTAATCTTGGCTATAAAAGGTTGCAAATTAATgaaagtaaaatgtttaattaagaaatattatattatagttAAGTTTACATTTAGTTTGTAATAAAGCAGaagaatgaaaagaaaatcaaggttgaaatgaaaaagtaaatgAAAGGAAAGGGAATATgtcttaaagaagaaaaaactacaGAAGAttatgtagtatatagtcttaacCATAAAGTtctctttagtcttgactaatgagtagtctatagtcttgactatagaatagtctatagttttgactgtttatagtcttgactataaaaaaagttatagtattgactatagagtagttgatagtcttgtctatagagtagtctatagtcttgactataaagtagtctatagtcttgactatagagtaacctatagtcttgactatagagtagtctttaatcttgactatagagtaacctatagtcttgactatagagtagtcttgaatataaagtagtctatagttttggctataaagtagtctatatccttgactataaagtagtctatagtcttgactataaagtagtatatagtcttgactaaaaagtagtatatagtcttgactatagagtagtcagtcttgactataaagtagtctatagtcttgactataaagtagtctatagtcttaactataaagtagtctatagtcttaactatagaatagactatagtcttgactacggagtagtttatagtcttgactacaaaatagtttatagtattgactatagagtagtctagcCTCGACTAAAGAGTAGTCTATATtcctgactatagagtagtctttagtcttgactatagagtagtctatagtcttaaatatagtgtagtatatagtcttgactatagagtagtttattgtcttgactatagaatagtctatagtcttgactatagagtagtctgcctatagtcttgactgtggAGGAGtccatagttttgactatagagtaatcgttagttttaactatagagaagtctatagtcttgaatgtagagtagtctgtagttttgactatagagtagtctttagtcttgactatagagtagtctatagtcttgaatataaagtattctatattcttgactatagaataatctatattcttgactatagagtagtctatagtcttgactatagagtagtctatagtcttgactatagagtagtctatagtattgactNNNNNNNNNNNNNNNNNNNNNNNNNNNNNNNNNNNNNNNNNNNNNNNNNNNNNNNNNNNNNNNNNNNNNNNNNNNNNNNNNNNNNNNNNNNNNNNNNNNNtagactatagactagactatagactagactatagactagactatagactagactataaactagactatagactagactatagactagactatagactagactatatacaagattatagactagactttagacttgataATACTCTAGAATATAAATgtgaatatatactagactatagactagactatagactaaactatagactaaactatagactgaactatagactagactatatacattCTTTTACTTCACTGTATATGCTCTGGTTGTTTATTCAAGCATTTAgttctgcaaaaaaaaagtaattgttgCTGAGCTGCTGTTTTTTTCCTACTGTGTTTTGctttattaagatttaaaagcagttgtttttgtttcattacatatgtatatctaagtCAGTTTATAAGTCTGTAAGAATGTGTATGTTATGCTTAATTACATTACCCACAAACCCATAAATATGGCAAGCATCAACTAGAgatcaaaataaacaacaataacacacaAACATCATAATAACAATTGTAAATAAGTCTTAGCTGTCATAATttctaatatgtatgtataaacaaaacaagagcaaaaagcagaaaaaatctacatacatacacccAAACCTCCCTACAACAACCTCACTCTTTTCACCCACATATGTAACTTTAATAATatcaataacagcaacaacaataacagcgaTATTAACATCAACATTatgattgtttttaatttaaccttgctttgtgtttatgttttttttttttgctgtcgtCTCTGACTGTATCCAAAACAAACTCAATATGTCATTTGAAACcaatataataatgttaaataaagaattatttaaagttatcactgttttttttttgatttttttaacaattaatgtCCATCATTATTAAgagtttaataaactttttgagTGTGTACATAATAATGTTCATATTAATTCCATAggaatttgcaaatatttcatatataataATAGTAAAATGTAAAAGTATTAGAAAATCGTGCtgataaattgttgttttattaataaaaagttaaacaaataaagttgttttttattattattttgaatagaaaggttcttgaaattttaattagaaaaaatgttatGTAAAGTTTTAATGACCTTGCAAACatgaatttttatagaatagaccatagaccggacaatagactaaaatatacacCAAACTATACTGTAAACTGGACTTTTTACTAGACACCAGACTAGACGattgatcagactatagactacagtagactatagactagtctcttgacaataatatagactagactatacactggactatagactagactatagactagactttagactagactatagactagactatagactagactatagactagactatagactagactatagactagactatagNNNNNNNNNNNNNNNNNNNNNNNNNNNNNNNNNNNNNNNNNNNNNNNNNNNNNNNNNNNNNNNNNNNNNNNNNNNNNNNNNNNNNNNNNNNNNNNNNNNNtagtctatagtctagtctatagtctagtctatagtctagtctatagtctagtctatagtctagtctatagtctagtctatagtcaagtctaaagtctagtctataatccagtctatagtcttgtcaaacAGAGCTTTTGCAGTAAAGTAAAAGAATGTATTGATCATTTTATTGGCAAATTCAGGTTGCTTTTCAAAAGGaggttttaaaatatgaaaagctttgaataaaaataattttaacaagaaATCACTCTTTTAAAGAACATTCGTCTTATTTGATGTCTAGTACTTGTGCAAATTCAAACATGGTGTGTATACTTgatcttttgtttaaaacattttaattaaactgtagttgttgtttattattttacacaCTCCCTAtaagatgatgttgatgatgatctACATAAGTACATCACATCACTGTCATGATGTCAAGATcacttgaagaaaaaaaaacttatgatgcagttttatttatttcttaatttatatgACCTTGTTTGatgtaaagattttcttttgctaaatataatttttcttttttttttgtatttaaacagCCAAATGAATCGGGTTTCGTTTTATTGGGTGATCTATCGGTTGAAACCTCTACCGATATGGATTATGATGATTTTTCAATGTGTCCACCCTCACCATGTGATGTTGAATTTGTTAATGCAAATATTGTGATTGATGGTAAATCAAGTATTCGACAAAAATCCAAAGATACAAcggtaagtaaatttttgtttacatttataatttttacattatgtCAATAATAGgtaaacaatgaaaatatgggcaaaatttaagaaaattaattaatttatatttttgttgtaattttgtgagaaattttaattgtttacatattttacacaaTGTCAACAATAGGTAAACAATGCAAATTCTTtagaattattaaacaaaatttatagaaattaattttatatgaaaattttacaacttttacat is part of the Lucilia cuprina isolate Lc7/37 chromosome 3, ASM2204524v1, whole genome shotgun sequence genome and harbors:
- the LOC111680757 gene encoding uncharacterized protein LOC111680757; this encodes MSGFLPRDLINEVRIRPGIYNKDVLEHPTREHKRQLWLEVAERLTPAEDWESFTDVEKEVRMGEIATKWKNLKDHFYREIKLEEAGEAHKKRKYVYYDDMEFVRPFVGYKLPSINKRLKEKEQQVVEEEIVTQDEEEVGECVSTEADIDMEAFLNESENIEEEDSKYVPNNSIVVVQEEVVEERPKTKRIIKPTFKVLQNKPSSSSSTSTPIVNPTPKEAVIKNFNVLKKTDSGSSSTNSTFKIRDGDITFCLSLVPTLRKLDDTRKLSAKIEILKVLRFYVDNANQANVSSSNDNTTILHSDDIEEDEEQLVEEHLDEYDENVQIKQETRNDPLNGNTKVWWT